TGGCGTTTAGATTTAGTTTTAGGGTGTCCCAGTTAACGCAGGATAGAAGCTTATAAAAATGACTAATAGAAGTGTCGGTTATTAAAcgtgttttaattattttttcccgTTCATTTTGGGcattatatatgcatttttgcGATAGGATAATCGGAAATCGGAAAGTGATCAGACACGTCAGTTGTAAATATTCCTGttcttatattttcatttataaattcatttgttaTAATTTGATCTAGGGATGTTGAACTTTCCTTAGTTATTCGCGTTGGTTTATTGATTAGTGGAATATagctattttgaaaaatggtgttaaaaaagtttttaatatatatattattttcataatctAATATATTGAGATTGATATCaccaataaaatatacagcTTTATTCATAGacgatttatttttaattatttttttaatgtggttttCAAATACCTTAATGCTTCCTGAAGGCGGTCTGTATAAACCATGAATGACGATATTTTTTGaggttttgttaataatttcaatacatAACGATTCGTAATCGTTAGTAGTTGAACTTAAATTTGGTTTAACTTTGAAtaatattgagttttttatgtatatacacaaaCCCCCACCTTCCTTATTAGATGCTCTAACTTGAtgaattactttataattaggtaattgaaaattagaattgttttcaatgtttttatcttCACACCATGTCTCACTTagacaaattatttgaaatttaatgccaattttatataaaagttgttttaatgactcaaaatttttttgaatacttctAATATTAATATGAAGCATTGAAAAATAGTTATCCTCCATTccattagcaatttttttagaatttgggtCATAATATAAAgggttaatatttttaattatttcatcattattataaaaattaatatcaggATCCGAATAGTTGTTTAATAGTATTgacttttttgatacaaatgaattaaaatttatgtttgttaaaacAGTTTCATCAGCCattttaaatcagaaataacttaaagcaatattaaaattcaaaaagtaatataaaaacgtaagaaaatcatttatcattatttttttttttttataaattctctGACAATAAGCTTATCGTATATAACAACGGAATACTTACCATTTATCCTGTGCAATTTGCTTTCTTCAAGAAGTTTCTTTCTTATTGTGGAAGTTTCCAGCGAAAAATCCTCGTTAATATAAATTCCGGATCCTTTCAGTTTATTGGCATTATTTAGGATTTTTACTTTGTCTTTATGGTTAAGTAACTTAATTACAATTGttcttggattttttttttcaataatgccATTTCTATGCGCTCTTTCTATGATTACCCCATTTACAttgagattattttcaaaaatgtttattattattttttccgtATCATCCCAACTTTCGTTGTCATTTTCTTTAACTCCTTCAATTCGAAGATTATTTCGCCTTTGTCGATCTTCCAGctgtctaaatttatttttttcattctcacCTATATTTGCATtcgatgacttttttttttccaactcgCTCATTTTTTTGTCATTGCAATCTTGATAAAACGTTAGACTTTCCTCAAtgtctttttgtgttttttcaaactttatcaactgcttgttagttttattttgatcagCATTTCGGTTTAcgttatctttttttaacatttcacaAGTTTCCTTTAATGTACTAATTTCTTTCAGCAATCCATCGATTCGATCATTAGTCAGTTTTAAATTTGCACTTATTAACGATAGTATatcattttgttgtttttggaacatttcttgaaaaatttcCCTAACTAATTTTATCGAGACGTCAGTGATTTGTTTTGAACTCATTTTCGATAAAATATGTACATAAAATGCTTCGACTAAGTTTAAGAagtttgtattataaaaaaaaaaaaaaaaaaaaaaaatttcttcgaTCAATAAAAACACGTCTGTTCAAAAGTAAATGCGGTATAATATATTCATTCATAAtgctattttgattattatattgctccaaaaatatttagatatctTTActatagaaaaatatctagaacaaaaaagttttcaaagctCCAGACGTCTTAGTTCCAAAAGAAGTAACTTAATTctacataattaaaaaaccaaGCTTTCAAACCACTATCAAGTAAAATAGGTTTATCTTTGAATTAGGGTAGATATGAGGGCAGGAACGCTAAGTAGGATGAGAAATAGGGACTTAAGCGGGTAAATTTTTTGCCTTATataatgaaaagaatttttaattaaaaaaaaaaagaatttgatatTAATTACGCTGCGGTATtgcagtaataaaataataaacattttttaatttactttttatattgggaactttattttgtataaatggTCTAATCTTGGGAActtggttttttataaaaataaattgattttgtataaaacttgatttactataaaattttattatgtataaaaataaatgaggTTTTTGTGGAACCTAAAAGGTAACAAGAAATCATGTAATTTcagaaagcaaataaaaataatgagaactaaataaaaaagttctatcgataaacagaaaaacaaaaacgacTCTGAATCTTATATCACAAGAGCATGTTGAAATATCTTATTTCCTTTTTTCTCAGGTTTTATTACTGcttatttttagttattgtttttagcGTTAAGTTTCTAGGTTTTGACTGGGTTTTTTGTATAACTAGTACCTTTTTTGTAAGTATTGCAAATAAA
This Hydra vulgaris chromosome 04, alternate assembly HydraT2T_AEP DNA region includes the following protein-coding sequences:
- the LOC136079191 gene encoding uncharacterized protein LOC136079191, with protein sequence MFQKQQNDILSLISANLKLTNDRIDGLLKEISTLKETCEMLKKDNVNRNADQNKTNKQLIKFEKTQKDIEESLTFYQDCNDKKMSELEKKKSSNANIGENEKNKFRQLEDRQRRNNLRIEGVKENDNESWDDTEKIIINIFENNLNVNGVIIERAHRNGIIEKKNPRTIVIKLLNHKDKVKILNNANKLKGSGIYINEDFSLETSTIRKKLLEESKLHRINGKYSVVIYDKLIVREFIKKKK